CGAGTGGCCGGTCTCTTGGGCGCGGCGAAATGCATCAGAGGCGAGGGGGAGCGCGGGCAGGTCCATGTGTGCGGCACAGTCTCCTGGGAGCAGGGCATTGAGATCTTTGGCGATGCCGTCGGTGATATCCATCATGGCACTACAGACGCCGGATTGCGCGAGCCACTGCCCCTCGGCCAAGCGGGGCTCAAAACTGTAGTGTTTATGATAAATACTGCCTCCCAGGCTGCCAGTTACGTAGATGGCATCGCCCTGTTGGGCGCCACGTCGTAAGAGTGCTGTTTGGCCCCGCATGTGTCCCGTCAGACTGAGTGCGGCGGTGAACTGTCCCGAGGGGAGGGTGCTGATGTCGCCGCCTACTATGGGCACTTGGTAGCGCTCGCAGGTCTGACGGATGCCTTGGATAAATTCGCATAACCAGTCGAGACGCAGATTGGGAGCGCAGAGCAGATTGAGAAGAGCTGGGCCGGGGTGCCCGCCCATTGCGGCGATGTCGCTGAGGTTGCGCTTGATCAATTTGGCACCGGCGGATTGTGCACTGACTGTTGTATCAAAGTGTCGCCCAAAACTGACGCTATCGGTTGTCAATAACTGGCGGTCGATATGCGAGGTGTCGATCACTGCGCAATCATCGCCCATGCCGCATGGGCTCGGCGGTGAAACCTCTGAGCCGAGCCATTCTCCGATGGCAGCGATCAGTTTCACTTCGCCCAGAGAGTGGATGGAGGCGTCGGGCAGGTCGGTGAACATAGTGATGCAGCAGGCGAGACGTTTAGCTCAATTGTAGCAGCACGGGGCAGTGGTCGGAGCCGATGACTTGGTCGAGTATGTCAACATGTGCAATACGTTCACTGAGTGCTTGTGATACGCAGAAGTAGTCAATGCGCCACCCGATGTTTCTTTGGCGTGCGCCTGCGCGGTAAGACCACCAACTGTAGCGTTCCGTTGCATCCGGGTTGATTTGGCGGAAAGTGTCGATAAAGCCGGCTTCAATAATGGCATCGAAGCGTGCGCGCTCTTCGTCGGTGAAACCCGCGTTTTTGCGATTGGTTTTCGGGTTGGCGAGATCGATCTCGGTGTGTGCAACATTGAGATCGCCGCAGAAGATGACCGGCTTGCTTTGTTCTAGATTCTTAAGGTAGGCGAGAAAGTCGACATCCCACTCGCTGGTGCGATAGTCGAGCCGGCGTGGGCGCTTATTTTCGTCGTGGTTCTGTGAATTTGGGGTGTAGACTGTGACCAAGTAGTAATCTTGAAATTCAGCTGTGATGACACGTCCTTCGTTGTCATGTTTCTCGATGCCGAGTCCGTATTGCACCGAGAGTGGTTTCGTTTTCGACAGAATCGCAGTGCCGGAGTAGCCCTTTTTTGTGGCGCAGTTCCAATAGACGTAGGGGTAATCGTCGAAGTTGAAACCATCGACCAGGTCGGCGGAAATTTTAGTTTCCTGGAGGCAGAGCACGTCGGGTTGCTCATTCGCTAGAAAATCGAGAAAGCCTTTTTTGAGAACTGCCCGCAGGCCGTTCACATTCCATGAGAGTAATTTATGGGTTGCCATGATGGGCAGCTTCGACGGCTGCTTGCTGTAGGGCAATCCGGAATCGCGGAAAGTTGTGAAGAATCGAGTCACTCGAGGATTTTTATACGAGTGAGTCTATTGTCTATATTTGAGACTGTTAGAGGAAATGTATTTGAGCCTCTGTTACCGTTGTATTAACGCTAATTTGAATAAGTGAAACACTTAGTGGTCCGGCTCCCAGATACGTATATTTTGAGGTTTTTGATTCGTCCTGTTGTGCTAAATCTATGTTAAAGGGCTCCTGTTCAGTGCTTTAGGATTGAGGCCTATTTTTGAAATAGGGAGTATTGCCTATATGAAAGGGATTCGACTACAACGTTCTACGGGATTCACTCTTACTGAGGTGGTCGTATCTATGGGCATTTTCACTATAGTGATTGCTGGAGGGCTTGCGGGTGTGCGCCGTGGCTTCGATATCCTGCACGACTCGCGTAATTACACTCGTGTCTCTCAAATTCTTCAAAGTGAGGTTGAGACATTGCGGACGCTGTCATGGGTGGAATTAATCGAGTTGCCGGCCGATGTTGAGATTTCGGTGGATACCCAGTTTGATACGAAGGCTTACGATATGTATTCCGTGAGTCGTCTGATTGAGGAGGAGCAGGATGATTTGCGTCGAGTCGTGGTGGGGGTGAGTTACCAAAATGCTCAAGGGCGCGAGGTGACGCTGCAATATGTTACATTCTTTGCCAAGGGTGGGGTGAACGACTATTATTATAGAACCATATGAAGGACTTAGGTATGAATTTAGTAGCTCCTTGCCGTCGTGGTTTTACTTTGGTGGAGCTCATTGTGTCCACTGGCGTGTTCGGAATCGTGATGGCGTCGATCGTAAGTACATTTATCGTATTTGCTACTAGCTCCACCGGAGTGGCTGCCTATACACAAATGAGTCGTGAGAGTCGTAAAGCCCTGGAATACTTTTCGCGTGATATTCGTTCGGCTAGTGATGTGACGACAGCTTCGCAGCATCATTTGATTGTGAAAGTGCCTGAAGATTCGTTTTATAACGGTGGTACGGTGCAGTATGCTTTTGATGAGGACATGGGCATCTTTAGTCGCATTGTTCGGGACAAACTTGGTGTGGTTAGCTCGAACGAGATTTTGCTGGATGGCGTCGAGCAATTTACTTTTGGGTTCTTCGATCCTTTGGGGGAGTCGTTAGAGCACTCGAAGGAATCATTGCTGTTATCTGTTAAGAGTGTGCAGATCGATGCGGAAATGATCCGCCTGGTGTCGCAGGCGCAGGCAACGGATTATATTATTTCTGCCCGGGTTATGATGCGAAATCGTCCAGTCACCAAGTGAGAGCTGTACTATGAACTATTCTATTTCTACCAAGAATCGCTCTCGTGAGCGAGGATCCGCTCTGGTCACTGCAATGATATTCAGTTTTGTGGTTATGACTTTGATGGGGAGTTATCTATATTTGACGACTTCAGAGTATCGGGTATCCACAAGGTCATATCTACTGGGGGCCAGTTTTAATTTAGCTGAAGGAGGGGTGGACCGGGCCTTGCATGCGCTGAGTCAAGCCGATCAATCCGGTTGGCTTTCGGGGACAGACGCGGATGGTCGCCCGTATTGGGCTCAGCGTTTCGGTCCATATGATTTGGAAGGGAATATCGAGGGATACATTAATGTTGTGATTCTCAATCCAAATGGATCTACCCCTGAGATCTTCAGTGAGGGCGAAGCGGCGGGGCATGTCGCGGGTGTGGTCTCTAAACAGGTTCGGGTATCGCTAGCCAGTGGCTTTTATCCATTTATTAATGGTTTTAATTCTAAACAAGGGATTGTATTGAAGGGGAATAACGTGACGTTTGATAGTTACGATTCACGCGATGGCAGTTATGGGTGGAGCAACATCAATTCAGAGATAACTGTGGCGACCACTTCAGTTGAAA
The nucleotide sequence above comes from Coraliomargarita algicola. Encoded proteins:
- a CDS encoding type IV pilus modification PilV family protein yields the protein MKGIRLQRSTGFTLTEVVVSMGIFTIVIAGGLAGVRRGFDILHDSRNYTRVSQILQSEVETLRTLSWVELIELPADVEISVDTQFDTKAYDMYSVSRLIEEEQDDLRRVVVGVSYQNAQGREVTLQYVTFFAKGGVNDYYYRTI
- a CDS encoding exodeoxyribonuclease III gives rise to the protein MATHKLLSWNVNGLRAVLKKGFLDFLANEQPDVLCLQETKISADLVDGFNFDDYPYVYWNCATKKGYSGTAILSKTKPLSVQYGLGIEKHDNEGRVITAEFQDYYLVTVYTPNSQNHDENKRPRRLDYRTSEWDVDFLAYLKNLEQSKPVIFCGDLNVAHTEIDLANPKTNRKNAGFTDEERARFDAIIEAGFIDTFRQINPDATERYSWWSYRAGARQRNIGWRIDYFCVSQALSERIAHVDILDQVIGSDHCPVLLQLS
- a CDS encoding PilW family protein, with translation MNLVAPCRRGFTLVELIVSTGVFGIVMASIVSTFIVFATSSTGVAAYTQMSRESRKALEYFSRDIRSASDVTTASQHHLIVKVPEDSFYNGGTVQYAFDEDMGIFSRIVRDKLGVVSSNEILLDGVEQFTFGFFDPLGESLEHSKESLLLSVKSVQIDAEMIRLVSQAQATDYIISARVMMRNRPVTK
- the thiL gene encoding thiamine-phosphate kinase; the encoded protein is MFTDLPDASIHSLGEVKLIAAIGEWLGSEVSPPSPCGMGDDCAVIDTSHIDRQLLTTDSVSFGRHFDTTVSAQSAGAKLIKRNLSDIAAMGGHPGPALLNLLCAPNLRLDWLCEFIQGIRQTCERYQVPIVGGDISTLPSGQFTAALSLTGHMRGQTALLRRGAQQGDAIYVTGSLGGSIYHKHYSFEPRLAEGQWLAQSGVCSAMMDITDGIAKDLNALLPGDCAAHMDLPALPLASDAFRRAQETGHSAIEHAFCDGEDYELLLTLRCGTTQAAFEADWKQRFPNTPLTRIGKLEPRIGEARYLDASSKEALPWIRGFEHLSGS